One genomic segment of Hugenholtzia roseola DSM 9546 includes these proteins:
- a CDS encoding 3-hydroxyanthranilate 3,4-dioxygenase: protein MAIAKPFNLQAWIDENRHLLKPPVGNQQIYHQNQDYIVMVVGGPNSRKDYHYNEGEELFYQLEGDIVVKIIQPDGTPADIAIKAGEMFLLPAKIPHSPQRPAGSVGLVIERYRKAEEKDGFLWFCENCGHKLYEEYFTLTDIVVQLPKVMQTFYNSEDLRTCQKCNTQMQKP from the coding sequence ATGGCTATTGCAAAACCTTTCAACTTACAAGCGTGGATAGACGAAAACCGCCACTTGCTCAAACCGCCCGTCGGCAATCAGCAGATTTATCACCAAAACCAAGATTATATCGTTATGGTGGTAGGCGGTCCTAATTCCCGAAAAGATTACCACTACAACGAAGGCGAAGAACTTTTCTACCAACTCGAAGGCGACATCGTGGTCAAAATTATTCAACCCGACGGCACACCTGCCGACATTGCCATCAAAGCAGGCGAAATGTTTTTGCTTCCTGCCAAAATCCCCCATTCACCGCAACGCCCTGCGGGGTCGGTAGGATTGGTCATAGAAAGATACCGAAAGGCAGAGGAAAAAGACGGTTTTCTGTGGTTTTGTGAAAATTGTGGGCATAAACTCTACGAGGAATATTTTACCCTGACCGATATAGTGGTACAACTTCCCAAAGTAATGCAGACTTTTTACAATTCCGAAGACCTGCGCACCTGCCAAAAATGTAATACCCAAATGCAAAAACCCTAA